attaataaaactcaacaaaactacaattcaaaataaaaaagaaaggaaaaataaaattcacattAAAGTTAAATTAATTCTCTTGGATATGTAAAACATATCAAATATGATGTGATAAAGCCAAATATACAATGcataatcaaatataaaatttttaataaggcTTTGACATCACGCAATAGAAATAGGTGGCTGATCCTAAGCAAAAGTGCTGGTTATAGATTTATACATGATTGTAACTCTCTTtcctttaaataaaattttaaaaaataattaataaaataattaataaaaataaaaaataaaaataaaaaccaaagagtACAATTCCAAAGGGGGAAAAAGTAGAggaaattttttctttgaaaaaataaaaagaagtattGTATAAATAATGACCTAATCTAATCCaacatttgattaattaatagataaataaataattttaaacacaaaattgaatttgttttcttaaaaaactcaaagaatACACTAATGAGATAAGGAAAATGAAGAGcaatataaaatattcgtaaacacttaaaacaattaCTCAAGTATCTAGGAATATCATATAACAAAGACATAATAATTTGATGCTAAttagttaaacaaaatattacaaatagTTAAAGGAAACTACACAAAGACCATCTTCTTCAACTGCACAAATTGTTCTTTGTCATTTTGTATGCAggctatcttttttttctttttttctttttttctttttttctttttttcaaaataaaccaaaaccaggcaacaacacaaaatatgacatgttataatataattttccttcaaatcAAGTCAACAACAAACATCATTCATttagtattgtaaataaaatggaaaaaaaaaattgcatcaagGAACACTTATAAATTAGTCAATCATAGGATAATGGAGTTACAAACCACTAGTAATTAAAGATTTGGACTTGGGACTCCTACTATGGGGCAGTTGTCAAGTTGTATCTTTTTTTAGCATTAAAGAGTAATTAAGATAGACTTGTGAATACCTTTtcatggaatttttttattcatctatatctatatatatatatatatatataataaataaactgaaaagcaaaatttattgttgttatgctCCTATTGAGACACCTCATATGCTACGTCATTGGTCACATCATTGTTTTTTTAGGAAAGGTTTTCCTGCATAGTAGTATTAAGCAATTGCTACATATGGAGTTATGTGGCGACAAAAAGAAAGCAACGTGTGTTTAAGGATTGCACATGACCCTTGGACACTTGTCCCTTTCTTATTGCTACCACATAACCCTGTATGTAGCAATTGCTTTATACAAGTATGCAGCAAAAAATTTCcctattctttttcttatttattttttaacctttaattttttttgagaatattaaatatataaatacatttgctttacaaattcatcttaGACGGtttaaatttacatatttatctactttaattttgataccataactaaataataaatcaatgaaaaatcgAAACAAAATATTGTCTCTATATATTCATTTTGGATAGTTTTAACTTTGcatgtagtttttcctttacATGTTCCTTTACTTCAGTTTAGATGTTTATaactgaaaaatgaaatgaaaaaaaaataaataatattaaaaataaataattagatatagataaagataaagatttagaaaaaagaaaaaaagaaaaaaaatacaaatcgtATGTGTGCaacattttgtgggtatttttAGTGTTTATGTTCGTTCGGTCTGATTCTCACACAAAAAATCATCCAAaagcttattattattatcattattataaacaaaaagaaaatagctaaaaatgtttaattatgTGACTACCAAGTGGAAATCCCCATTTATGTTCCATAATAggttcataataataataataataataaacttcctctcttttttgtatactctaaaaaaatttaaaaaaaattaaaaaactacacTCAGGAAATGTGCTATCAATATTTACATTATACTCTTTTTTGACATCCAATACGATAGAACTTCATTAATGTTAAAATTCAGCACAATACACATTGACCCCATTGAACAGTGTcggggttttaaaaaaataagagctGATACAGCATTACAGCATAACAGAATTGCAGCACAGCAGCACAAACCCGATACAAATATGCAGCAGAAAAAAACAGAACACAACCGATGACTTTTTACTGTATATTCATGAGCCGTTGGTACTCCTCTAGTAGTCCGCAAGCGACATCAACAATTGCTTTTGGTTGGAGTTGGACATGCTCAAAGTAGAACCTGTTTCTTGCATTCCAAATTGACCACGCCGTAGTTGCCCATTGCTCAAGGTCTCGTTGGGTGAGTCTGTCGCGCACCATTCTGAATAATTGGAAGAAGTCGTCAGCCATGTTTCTGCATTTTTGGATTCGGCTACTCATCAATGCCCACACATTTTGTGCAAATGGGCATTCCCATAAGATGTGGCTTGTGTTCTCGGACCGGTAATGACAGAGATCACATCTGGTATCCACTCGAACTCGGCGTCTATGGAGATTTTCCCTGGTTGGAAGACAATTGGAGCAAGCTCTCCATAAAAACGTTCGGACTTTGGGTGGTACGTTGAGTGCCCAGATTCCGCTCCAAATAGGCTTATAGGCACGGCTGAGAGAGTGTTCTGCCCATGGTTGCTTAGTCAAGCGGAGTGCAAGTTGGTAAGCAGTTTTAACAGTGAACTTCGCAGCTGCATTTTCTGTCCAAACCAGCAAGTCCGGAGAGTTGAGGTGGTCCAACGGTATTGCCAGAATTTCCTGCCTTGTCCTTGGTGCAAACAAAGTCTCTATTTTTCCCCTGTCCCATTGCCGAGACTGAACATCCAAGAGCTCACAGACCTTCATGTCTTGGGCTTGTTCATTCAGAGGAATTGGAGGGTGAGACAGCCATTTATGAGAGTAGACCCCCACTGTTTTGCCGTCTCCCACCCGCCACTTTGATCCATTGAAGATGATGTCTCTTGCTGCTAGTAGGCTTCTCCAAACAAAGGACGGGTTGCTCCCCAATTGAGCTGTCATGAATGAACAATTAGGGAAGTACCGCGCCTTATACACCTTGTAAAACAGGGAATTTGTGTCTTGGGTTAGTCTCCATGCTTGCTTTGAGAGCATAGCCAAGTTGAAAGAGTGCAAATCTCTAAAACCCATCCCCCCTTCCTGCTTGCTTGTGCATAGTTTTTTCCAATTAACCCAATGgatctttctctcttccttgttTTGTCCCCACCAATATTTTGCTAGCAAGGAATTGATGGAGTCACACATGGTTTTGGGAAGCTTAAAAAGGCTCATGGCGTATGTGGGGATTGCTTGTGCCACTGTTTTTATAAGGACCTCCCGGCCTGCCTTTGATATAAACTTCTCCTTCCACCCCAACACACGCTTGGAAATTTTTTCTTCTAGTTCTTTGAAGGTGTTTACCTTTGATTTACCACAAGTCATTGGTAGACCAAGGTATTTGTCAGTATTGGTCATTACTCTAGCCCCCATTTGTTGTTGGATCAATCTCCGTATTTCCGGATTTGTGTTCTTGCTAAAAAATAGGGAGGTTTTTTGGCGATTGATTGCTTGTCCCGATGCAGCCTCATATTGGCCAAGAATACTCAAAAGTTGTTGACACTCTCCAACCGTGGCTTTACAAAATAGTAAACTATCGTCTGCAAAAAGGAGGTGGGAGATACAcaccccattttggctagaCATAATTCCATTTACCAGCCGATTCTCAACTGCCTTATTCAATAGTGCTGTGAGGCCTTCTGCACACAAGAGGAAAAGGTAAGGAGATAGTGGGTCTCCTTGCCTAATACCCCTAGATTGAGTGATCCACCCCTTGGGCTCCCCATTGATGAAGACTGAATAAGAAGCTGTAGTGACTGTCTCCATGGCCAAGTTCACCCATCTTGGATCAAATCCCAATTTCTGCATAATACCCTGCAAAAAAGACCACTCTACCCGATCATAGGCTTTACTAATGTCCAGCTTAACCGCCATTTGGCCCACTTTCCCTCTTCTTCTGTTTCTCATTCTGTGTAGAATCTCATAGGCAACTGTTGTATTATCAGTAATAAGACGGTTTGGCACAAAGGCACTCTGAGAGTCAGAAATCACATTAGGCAAGATAAGCTTCAATCGATTAgcaataacttttgaaattaTCCGAGACACAACATTGCTCAAGCTAATGGGTCTATAGTCTGCCAGGTATTTTgggtctttcttttttgggatcAAGACAATATGTGTGTGGTTCATTTTTTTCAACATATGGGCAGATcgtaaaaaagataaaatagctTCAGTAACATCATTGCCTATAATATGCCAATATTTCTGAAAGAAAAAAGGGGACATACCATCCGGTCCGGGTGATTTTGATGGGTGCATCTGAAAAAGGGCCAATCTGACTTCATCAGCAGTGTATGGACGGGTTAGGCTCTCATTCATGTGTGGGGTGACTTTTCGTTGAACTGATTGTAAGACACTCTCCATGTTTTGTGGGTGGGCCGTGGAGAACAATTCTTGGAAGTAAAATTCGGCTACTTTGGCAATTTGCTCATCAGAAGTGCACCATCTCTCATCAGAATCAAACACTCCAGAGATATGGTTCTTTCTTCGGCGTTGGCTAGCAcggttgtgaaaatattttgtgttCTTGTCTCCAGCAGGTAGCCAAATTGATCGGGATCTTTGTCGCCAAAAAAGCTCATCTTGGTGGATAATGTTTGTAATTTCGGCCTTAAGGCTTTTGATGGTTCTTACATTCTCGGCTCTGTTCTGTATGCACAACTCTTccaagattttttgtttttcctgcAATTGTGGTTTTGAGAGTCCAAAGGTAATTCGACTCCAATCAACAAGGGCAAAacgacatctttttattttttcaaacagCTTCGCCATTGGGCTTCCATTCGGTACAATTGAGTCCCATGCCATCTGTATGATATTTTCACAGTCAGGGTGAGTGGCCCATCTCTCCTCAAATCTGTGTGGTATCTTCTTCTTCAAGGTGGGGTGAGGCCGAATGTGAGTAGTGACAAGAATTGGGTTATGGTCCGAATAAGATGCCTCAAGGTGAGTGACTTGCACTTGAGCAAATTTATCCCTCCATTCAATCGTGGCGCATGCCCTATCCAATCGTTCCTGCACTAAATCATCACGCCCATTAGTCCATGTAAACATATTACCCTGGTAACCCAAATCCACCAACCCACAATACAAAAGAGCTTCCCGAAAATTCAGCATGGGGGCCAATGGTTTAGGCAATCCGCCTTGTTTCTCTTCTGATTGAAGgatttcattgaaatccccAAAGCAAAGCCATGGGACGGAGTGTCTAGAGTGGAGGTGTTTTAGGAGTTGCCATGATTCTTGCTTCCTTTGTTCCTCTGGCCAACCATAGAATCCTGTCAATCGCCAATGGTTTGCTGGATCATCCATTATGAGAGCATCAATATGGTTTAAAGTGAAGGTTTGGATGTGCAAATCAATCT
The Quercus lobata isolate SW786 chromosome 10, ValleyOak3.0 Primary Assembly, whole genome shotgun sequence DNA segment above includes these coding regions:
- the LOC115964550 gene encoding uncharacterized protein LOC115964550; amino-acid sequence: MDSDFIERLQKIQLTEEEGEVVKINLAHREKTIEECSLTLLGRFLTNRPYNQRAAKSLLRSVWKLGNDLRIVDVGEGLFQFRFKLESQLTWVLENGPWSFDNNLLVLRRWERGMTANSVTFPTLPIWVQVWGLPFDLINEEAGWEIGKGLGQVYEVDNKTFLSDQALFIRIRVGIPLEKPIRRGGWVANPEGDQVQVGFKYERLVGLCYQCGKLGHEMKDCSVQGSSQQAEKPYGDWLKAGFRRKDMGADRAKTNAPPPAPAPEPSQSHTVAINSHDEVAGSMGINDNHERTDNGSEINCPKSHVTVSQKIQVSEEVNTEHLWGAKFSEPDSINGVSNTQMGIRGMEITGLETAALHALNSTLINVPINYEKRQTHADQSICIQQPREKSSVLETHVDVLSHLVRVKAPKILFLMETKRSLEEMRWIQNDLPYRCMFVVPSVRRSGGLALLWMEEIDLHIQTFTLNHIDALIMDDPANHWRLTGFYGWPEEQRKQESWQLLKHLHSRHSVPWLCFGDFNEILQSEEKQGGLPKPLAPMLNFREALLYCGLVDLGYQGNMFTWTNGRDDLVQERLDRACATIEWRDKFAQVQVTHLEASYSDHNPILVTTHIRPHPTLKKKIPHRFEERWATHPDCENIIQMAWDSIVPNGSPMAKLFEKIKRCRFALVDWSRITFGLSKPQLQEKQKILEELCIQNRAENVRTIKSLKAEITNIIHQDELFWRQRSRSIWLPAGDKNTKYFHNRASQRRRKNHISGVFDSDERWCTSDEQIAKVAEFYFQELFSTAHPQNMESVLQSVQRKVTPHMNESLTRPYTADEVRLALFQMHPSKSPGPDGMSPFFFQKYWHIIGNDVTEAILSFLRSAHMLKKMNHTHIVLIPKKKDPKYLADYRPISLSNVVSRIISKVIANRLKLILPNVISDSQSAFVPNRLITDNTTVAYEILHRMRNRRRGKVGQMAVKLDISKAYDRVEWSFLQGIMQKLGFDPRWVNLAMETVTTASYSVFINGEPKGWITQSRGIRQGDPLSPYLFLLCAEGLTALLNKAVENRLVNGIMSSQNGVCISHLLFADDSLLFCKATVGECQQLLSILGQYEAASGQAINRQKTSLFFSKNTNPEIRRLIQQQMGARVMTNTDKYLGLPMTCGKSKVNTFKELEEKISKRVLGWKEKFISKAGREVLIKTVAQAIPTYAMSLFKLPKTMCDSINSLLAKYWWGQNKEERKIHWVNWKKLCTSKQEGGMGFRDLHSFNLAMLSKQAWRLTQDTNSLFYKVYKARYFPNCSFMTAQLGSNPSFVWRSLLAARDIIFNGSKWRVGDGKTVGVYSHKWLSHPPIPLNEQAQDMKVCELLDVQSRQWDRGKIETLFAPRTRQEILAIPLDHLNSPDLLVWTENAAAKFTVKTAYQLALRLTKQPWAEHSLSRAYKPIWSGIWALNVPPKVRTFLWRACSNCLPTRENLHRRRVRVDTRCDLCHYRSENTSHILWECPFAQNVWALMSSRIQKCRNMADDFFQLFRMVRDRLTQRDLEQWATTAWSIWNARNRFYFEHVQLQPKAIVDVACGLLEEYQRLMNIQ